The following are from one region of the Salvia splendens isolate huo1 chromosome 2, SspV2, whole genome shotgun sequence genome:
- the LOC121769505 gene encoding CBL-interacting protein kinase 18-like, whose protein sequence is MDTKSNVLMHKYELGRMLGQGTFGKVYYARSLQSGQGVAIKVIDKDKIMKVGIVNQIKREISIMRLARHPYIINLYEVMATKTKIYFVIEYAKGGELFNKVAKGKLQEDLARKYFRQLINTVDFCHSRGVYHRDLKPENILLDEDENLKISDFGLSALAESRRQDGLLHTTCGTPAYVAPEVISRKGYDGAVSDIWSCGVILFVLLSGYLPFHSSNLMELYRKIGKADYKCPKWISPEAKRLLMRILDPNPMTRTTIAKIKESTWFRTGWRPESEANEAESSDEGRDGSRLANLNAFDIISLSPGFDLSRLFDEETCVTKEARFLLLRPASVIVSKLEEIAKCMKLRITKKDAGLFKFEGAKEGRKGYLSIDAEIYVLTPAFHLVQVKKTVGDSLEYQKVFDEGIRPGLEDVVWAWEGESQPRLEPGRQQDELLSMSSSQERHSEQQRGQDLLERQLLLLQEQLP, encoded by the coding sequence ATGGATACCAAGAGCAACGTGTTGATGCATAAATACGAGTTAGGGAGGATGTTAGGGCAAGGCACGTTCGGAAAAGTTTACTACGCGAGGAGTCTACAATCCGGGCAGGGCGTCGCCATTAAAGTGATAGACAAGGACAAGATTATGAAGGTGGGGATTGTGAATCAGATCAAGAGGGAGATATCGATCATGAGATTGGCCCGGCATCCGTACATTATAAATCTCTACGAGGTCATGGCAACGAAGACGAAGATCTACTTCGTGATAGAGTACGCGAAAGGGGGCGAGCTGTTCAACAAGGTTGCCAAAGGAAAACTACAGGAAGATCTGGCACGGAAGTACTTCCGCCAGCTGATAAACACGGTCGACTTCTGCCACAGCAGGGGCGTCTACCACCGCGATCTGAAGCCTGAAAACATATTGCTGGACGAGGACGAGAATCTTAAGATATCCGATTTTGGGCTGAGTGCGCTGGCGGAATCCAGGCGCCAGGACGGCCTCCTCCACACGACGTGTGGGACCCCTGCCTACGTCGCCCCTGAGGTGATCAGCAGGAAGGGGTACGATGGGGCCGTATCCGATATCTGGTCGTGTGGCGTGATTCTTTTTGTATTGCTTTCCGGATATCTTCCGTTCCACAGCTCCAATTTGATGGAGCTGTACCGGAAGATCGGGAAGGCAGATTACAAATGTCCTAAATGGATTTCCCCCGAGGCAAAAAGGCTGCTTATGAGAATACTGGACCCGAATCCAATGACTCGGACTACGATAGCAAAGATCAAGGAAAGCACGTGGTTCAGGACCGGATGGAGGCCCGAATCAGAAGCGAACGAGGCTGAAAGCAGCGACGAGGGACGAGATGGTTCTAGGCTCGCGAACCTGAATGCGTTCGACATCATATCCCTCTCACCGGGATTCGACCTGTCAAGGCTCTTCGACGAGGAGACTTGTGTAACGAAAGAAGCGAGATTCCTTTTGTTGAGGCCGGCCTCTGTCATCGTATCGAAGCTGGAAGAAATCGCCAAGTGCATGAAGCTCAGGATAACCAAGAAGGACGCGGGGTTGTTCAAGTTTGAAGGAGCCAAGGAAGGCCGGAAGGGGTACTTGTCGATCGATGCAGAGATCTACGTGCTCACGCCGGCCTTTCATTTGGTCCAGGTGAAGAAAACCGTTGGAGATTCGCTGGAGTATCAGAAGGTGTTTGACGAGGGTATCCGGCCCGGGCTGGAAGACGTCGTTTGGGCTTGGGAAGGTGAGTCGCAGCCTCGGCTGGAGCCCGGTCGGCAACAGGATGAGCTCTTATCGATGTCATCGTCGCAGGAGCGACATTCGGAGCAGCAGCGAGGTCAAGATCTCTTAGAGCGGCAGCTGTTGCTGCTGCAAGAACAACTGCCTTGA
- the LOC121775900 gene encoding agamous-like MADS-box protein AGL62 → MENLNGKKKTMGRRKIEIKKIEKKSSLQVAFTKRRGGLFRKASEIAVYCGAEMAILVQSPGGKLFSYGQPSVRAVVDRVDPTPATEAGRIPCEYEGRVQYEEAKRKLETEVRIAAEREIEAGLWWEEPDEGLELHQLEELLKSLEDFCGEVAERLSVYPPQLSLPQTSSSIHNYYTFISKN, encoded by the coding sequence ATGGAAAATCTCAACGGGAAGAAGAAGACAATGGGGCGAAGGAAGATCGAAATCAAGAAAATCGAGAAGAAGAGCAGTCTCCAAGTGGCGTTCACCAAGCGCCGCGGCGGGCTGTTCCGCAAGGCCAGCGAGATCGCCGTCTACTGTGGCGCGGAGATGGCGATCCTGGTGCAGTCCCCGGGCGGGAAGCTCTTCTCGTACGGGCAGCCCTCGGTCAGGGCCGTGGTCGACCGCGTGGACCCCACCCCCGCGACCGAGGCCGGGCGGATCCCGTGCGAGTACGAGGGCAGGGTCCAGTACGAGGAGGCGAAGAGGAAGCTGGAGACGGAGGTGAGGATCGCGGCGGAGAGGGAAATCGAGGCGGGATTGTGGTGGGAGGAGCCCGACGAGGGTTTGGAGCTGCATCAGCTTGAGGAATTGCTCAAGTCGTTGGAGGATTTTTGCGGCGAAGTTGCTGAGAGATTGAGTGTTTATCCGCCACAGTTATCACTTCCACAGACTTCTTCTTCGATTCACAATTATTACACATTCATCtcaaaaaattag